cacaaaaacaatagcACGTTTTGTCATTTGTGGTGCGAGTTGACTCACTTTCAAGGGTCTGCTGTAGTTCTTGTATGGTGCTGAGAAGCACATGGAACTGTTTCTTTCGTAGCTCCAACTGAAATTCAAGCGTATAAAGTTTGCGTCATCCAAATAATACATCCGGgtcgttaaaaacaaacatgggaaACGTTTCTTTACCTTAGCGTCTACATTCTCCTTGATGTTCGACAACTGCTGGAGTTCTTTGTCAAGTGCCTCCAACTGCCTGTAAGCACAAAGATTACAGAAAGGTGGCAGAAAAGATCGTTTCACTGGAGTTATTTTAACTAGTTCATGGCAGTTaacatgacctttttttttctatgcctACGATTTCACCTGGGATCAAATTAGGGTTTTCAGTGTTTTCTATAGGCAAAACAAAGCCgtttaaaagtcaaaagaaagGCAGTTGGTGGTCACAGAACAGACTGGGGTTGACTGTAAATGTTCCATCCACTAAACTCACTTGAGTGTTTCGTGACGATTAGGGTGATTCTGAATAACCTTTGCAAGAGCATCGTATTCTgcaagaggaaaataaaaatgtcaaaaggcaCCGAGCACTGTTCTGGCATACTCAAAAATAACAATCACTCAAGTATAATGTGATTACAATGTTAAAACACTTGCACACTGTATTAGCTTATGATATTCATCAGGCAGAAGCTTATCAATGACTAATTTTGACACGTTGTGCATAAATCGGTGAGGGGTGGTAGGAAGAGACAAACAGATTTTGAGAACAGTTACGTAAATATTCTTACCTTGGCGGTTCTTTCTTACTCTCTTTGCTCTCTGGATTTCCTTTTTGCATTCTGCTATCTTCTCATGTGCTGAAGTTATGTTTTGTTCTGCCAAATGGAGAGAAGGCGATGACTATTGTCTTtcagcacgcacacaaacacttaGTGTTAAGTGAACTTGTAATATATAAGTAAATaacgaaatgtaaaaaaaaaagtttacctaTATTGGAGTAGATTGTGCCATAATTCTCCATTTCCCTCAGATTCATGTCATAGACCATCAGAGTCTTCCCCAGGGAGAATTCACATTGGGCCAGTGTCCCTAGCATCCTCTGGTACTGTgtgaagctgttttttttttaataaaggaaAACCTTTTAAGACAAATTACTGAAAATGTGAGATGAAGAGATTCACGATGCATTGAGGTGCATTTCAATCAAAAAGTGTATACTGGTACATAttcatgaaatacattttaaaaacgtttttgtgaGGTTTTCAGATCGCCAATTCTTAACAATTGTAATCTTAAAACGATGTTTACTTGTTCATTGCATTATATAGTAGTTTCTCATTTAGGTGAATTTGGGGTTTTTGTTAAGTAATCTAAATGATCatgattatatatttttcaaagaaGCAACATTTCACAGTGTGTGTTGTAAATGTCTATAATAGATATGAATTGGATTATTTCAATTTGATCAGCAATGTTATGTCAACTATAACATTTCTATTAATTGAGATGCATCTGCAGaatggttttatttattcatttatttttgggtaGTGCTGCAAAATTAAGAAAACCGCAGCCATTTATCCAAGCAACCCATACATTAAACAAATATATCGTAAAGTCAAACGCGTGACTATCCAAGTAGATATTTCGGAAGCTGTTCCATGCAAATCGATCAATCTGTCGAGTTCACTTGCCTTTCTTCCGGGGTCCCAGGTGAGTTGCACCACTTGGTGAAGGTTTTCAACAACAAATTGATTCTCCGATCATCCCCAGCTCCGTCGCCGTCGATAAGAAGACGTTTTCGAATGACTTCGTCTGCAAAAGAACCAGAAGAAGCCGTCATGGCTCAAGTTAGCGGCTAACAGTGCTAATTGAGAACGGACTACAGCCGACTCTTGCGAGTGGAATATGTGCGTCAGCGTTGTGAGGTGACAACATATCAACTCTTTTTAAAGCTTCAGCTCAACTCGATTGACTTGACGGACAAAAAccaaaatgaagaaatgaaaatagTACTTACCATCAGTGACAGACCCCATGTCTTCATGAGTTCGTATTCTTCTTCGACCGAATTAGTGACGAGGAGCAGTCAGCAGACTAAGTGCTACGGCTTTACCGCCCTCTACTGGAATAGATGCGGAGAGCAGTCATCCATATAAAAagccaaaacacaagaaaaatacacaaataaaaagaaaagaaacgtaGTCtaactcgattttttttttactgtttcttTCCCCCACTGACTTGGCTTGAGGATCTTTGACTGGCACAAGACAACGGAAATGtcacaaattgaattgaatacaactttgtcaaatgtgctgagcacagatgaaatttcttccctctcaacataaaacaagaggagccttGTTCATCATTCTGGTAGtccataacattaaaaaaaatatctgaaatCAATAATACACGGGGAAGATCTCGCTCCTCTAAAACTGTTGCTATGTTCTCTGTTAATTCATGCCGTTGCTGTCcctcttttgttttgcattgtagGACCCAAAGTTCTCAGTCAACACCACTTGCCTTTACGGTCTTTTTTAACTTGTTTCATTATCctcaataattgaatggaaTAAGCCTATTTCGCCAAAACAAGGATTTATGTGATTTGTATGACAATTACTGTAGTGGTATGCAagctccctcttgtggtacAAAAAGTAATCACTCCAttgaatgttcaaactgtgcattaTGTCACAGTAGTTTTTTTAACATcaggacatccatccatccattgtctgcaCCACATTCATCACCAGAGTTCCGAGTGTGCTGGTGGCCATCCCTGCTCATTTAGGGCGAGAAGCTGGGTGCATGCCGAACACCAACATTCACATCTAGGACCAATTTGGAGTCTTCCGTTAATCTGATATGCATGTTTCTAGAATGtgtgacaaaacacacacaggcagaaggagagcatgcaaatccaaaacaagaaggcCACAGCCCTACTTTTAAACCAACCAATAAAATAAACTCAAGCGAAAAACAGCGACCCGAGACAGTCACTGAAATACGGTAACAAAGTATTCTTAGTTCTTACCCCGTTCCTTCCCACACCTGGAAATGATTGACTGACCTCTTTGGTTGTAAATTCTATATTTTACATAATGCTCTAATTGCCGGTTGGTGCCCGAAATATAAACACGCT
The DNA window shown above is from Hippocampus zosterae strain Florida chromosome 9, ASM2543408v3, whole genome shotgun sequence and carries:
- the thoc7 gene encoding THO complex subunit 7 homolog, with protein sequence MGSVTDDEVIRKRLLIDGDGAGDDRRINLLLKTFTKWCNSPGTPEESFTQYQRMLGTLAQCEFSLGKTLMVYDMNLREMENYGTIYSNIEQNITSAHEKIAECKKEIQRAKRVRKNRQEYDALAKVIQNHPNRHETLKQLEALDKELQQLSNIKENVDAKLELRKKQFHVLLSTIQELQQTLENDEKLDMDENNQQSPSGSAE